One genomic region from Sciurus carolinensis chromosome 2, mSciCar1.2, whole genome shotgun sequence encodes:
- the Fndc11 gene encoding fibronectin type III domain-containing protein 11 produces MNFKVTGLGLDKMRLDSPQSFLDTEEVEEGEDQQLLEPEAWRTYMEHRNVLREFLTSDLSPHLLKRHHARMQLLKKCSYYIEVLPKHLALGDQNPLVLPNTMFQLIDPWKFQRMKKVGTAQTKIQLLLLGDLLERLDRGRAELDGLLESPDPRPFLAGWGLVEQRLADLSAVMDSFLAMMVPGRLHIKHRLVSDIGATKIPHIRLMLSTKMPVMFDRKESVAHQDWVSLRWFVTVQPVVPEQFELRFKLLEPRTQQECTQCGIIPVATCTFDVHNLLPNRAYKFTIKRAESYTLVYEPWRDSLTLQTMPGPPGGPAPSRLGKPSSPLTTPSER; encoded by the coding sequence ATGAACTTCAAGGTCACAGGCCTGGGCCTGGACAAGATGAGGCTGGACAGTCCACAGTCCTTCCTGGACACGGAGGAGGTGGAAGAGGGGGAGGATCAGCAGCTGCTGGAGCCAGAGGCTTGGAGGACCTACATGGAACACCGCAATGTGCTTCGTGAGTTCCTGACCTCAGACCTGAGCCCCCACCTGCTCAAGCGCCACCATGCCCGCATGCAGTTGCTTAAGAAGTGCTCCTACTACATCGAGGTCCTCCCCAAGCACCTGGCCCTGGGTGACCAGAACCCCCTGGTGCTGCCCAACACCATGTTCCAGCTCATTGACCCCTGGAAGTTCCAGCGCATGAAGAAGGTGGGCACAGCACAGACCAAGATCCAGCTGCTGCTCCTCGGAGACCTGCTGGAGCGGCTGGACCGTGGCCGCGCAGAGCTGGACGGCCTGCTGGAGTCTCCAGACCCGCGGCCCTTCCTGGCCGGCTGGGGGCTTGTGGAGCAGCGGCTGGCAGACTTGTCGGCTGTCATGGACAGCTTCCTGGCCATGATGGTGCCAGGGCGCCTGCACATCAAGCACCGCCTGGTGTCTGACATTGGGGCCACCAAGATTCCACACATCCGGCTCATGCTGAGCACCAAGATGCCAGTCATGTTCGACCGAAAGGAATCAGTGGCCCATCAGGACTGGGTCAGCCTGCGCTGGTTTGTTACTGTCCAGCCAGTCGTGCCAGAGCAGTTTGAGCTGCGCTTCAAGCTGCTGGAGCCGCGGACACAGCAGGAATGCACGCAGTGTGGCATCATCCCTGTGGCCACCTGCACCTTTGATGTCCACAACCTGTTACCCAACCGTGCCTACAAGTTCACCATCAAGAGGGCAGAGAGCTACACACTGGTGTATGAACCATGGCGGGACAGCCTCACCCTGCAGACCATGCCAGGGCCCCCAGGAGGGCCTGCCCCCAGTCGGCTGGGCAAGCCCAGCTCGCCCCTGACCACACCTTCCGAGAgatga
- the Srms gene encoding tyrosine-protein kinase Srms isoform X4: MHLQRQPSPTPPGGAEPFLRKRLAFLSFWDKIWQRLFHALYDFTARREEELSVSRGDRLYALKEEGDYIFARRLSGPPSTGLVPINYVAKATPETRSDRPWYFCEINRTQAQQLLLSPANAPGAFLIRPSESSLGDYSLSVRAQAKVCHYRISTAPGGSLYLQEGRLFPSLEALLTYYKANWKLIQNPLLQPCVPQDKPGGRTLPEAHPAQPFCPLCQGNSRQGPEWPSLQRPPALYEWERPRSEFVLGKKLGEGCFGQVWEGLWHGSVPVAVKIIKSASSPAANMKMADLSKEIEVLKTLRHERLIRLYAVCSHEEPVYIVTELMRKGNLQSYLASPEGQALSLPLLLSFACQVAEGMGYLEEQRVVHRDLAARNVLVGDDLTCKVADFGLARLLKDDIYSPSSGFKIPVKWTAPEAANYRIFTQKSDVWSFGILLYEVFTYGQGPYEGMSNQETLQQISRGYRLPCPAACPVEVYTLMLRCWKDSPEERPTFAMLWEKLGTMHRCLHLGLL; encoded by the exons ATGCACCTCCAGCGTCAGCCGAGCCCGACGCCCCCCGGGGGCGCAGAGCCCTTTCTCAGGAAGCGGCTGGCCTTCCTGTCGTTCTGGGACAAGATCTGGCAGCGG CTCTTCCACGCGCTCTACGACTTCACCGCGCGGCGCGAGGAGGAGCTGAGTGTCAGCCGCGGGGACAGGCTCTACGCCCTCAAGGAGGAAGGCGACTATATCTTCGCCCGCAGGCTCTCGGGCCCGCCCAGCACCGGTCTGGTGCCCATCAACTACGTTGCCAAAGCTACCCCTGAGACGCGCTCAGACCGACC CTGGtacttctgtgagatcaacaGGACCCAGGCCCAGCAACTGCTCTTGTCCCCTGCTAACGCTCCAGGGGCCTTCCTCATTCGGCCTAGCGAGAGCAGCCTTGGAGATTACTCGCTGTCAG TCAGGGCCCAGGCCAAAGTCTGCCACTACCGCATCAGTACAGCCCCCGGGGGCAGCCTCTACCTGCAGGAGGGCCGGCTCTTCCCCAGCCTGGAGGCTCTGCTCACCTACTACAAGGCCAACTGGAAGCTGATCCAGAACCCACTGCTGCAGCCCTGTGTGCCCCAG GACAAACCGGGAGGCAGGACCCTGCCAGAAgcccaccctgcccagcccttCTGCCCACTCTGCCAGGGGAACAGCCGGCAGGGCCCTGAGTGGCCTTCCCTGCAGAGGCCCCCAGCACTTTATGAGTGGGAGCGACCTCGCTCGGAATTTGTCCTCGGGAAGAAGCTGGGTGAAGGCTGCTTTGGGCAAGTGTGGGAAGGCCTGTGGCACGGCTCTGTGCCCGTGGCAGTCAAGATCATCAAGTCAG CATCCTCTCCTGCAGCGAACATGAAGATGGCTGACCTCTCCAAGGAGATCGAGGTGCTGAAGACCCTGAGGCACGAGCGGCTCATCCGGCTGTACGCGGTGTGCTCCCACGAGGAGCCTGTGTACATCGTCACGGAGCTCATGCGCAAGGGCAACCTGCAGTCCTACCTGGCCA GCCCAGAGGGCCAGGCCCTGAGCCTGCCTCTCCTGCTGAGCTTTGCCTGCCAGGTGGCTGAGGGCATGGGCTACCTGGAGGAACAGCGTGTGGTCCACCGGGACCTGGCTGCCAGGAACGTGCTCGTGGGAGATGACCTTACTTGCAAGGTGGCTGATTTTGGCCTGGCCCGGTTGCTCAAG GATGACATCTACTCCCCAAGCAGCGGCTTCAAGATCCCTGTCAAGTGGACGGCACCTGAAGCCGCCAACTACCGCATCTTCACCCAGAAGTCAGATGTCTGGTCCTTCGGCATCCTGCTCTATGAGGTCTTCACCTATGGCCAGGGTCCCTATGAAG GAATGTCTAACCAGGAGACACTGCAGCAGATCAGCCGAGGATACCGACTGCCCTGCCCGGCCGCCTGCCCGGTGGAGGTCTACACACTCATGTTGAGGTGCTGGAAGGACAGCCCAGAGGAGCGGCCCACCTTTGCCATGCTGTGGGAGAAGCTGGGCACCATGCACAGGTGCCTCCACCTGGGCCTCTTGTGA
- the Srms gene encoding tyrosine-protein kinase Srms isoform X1, translating to MHLQRQPSPTPPGGAEPFLRKRLAFLSFWDKIWQRVSRRTAPPGPGAPTPLPQAQRPSPSQNPESLSAPQAQLFHALYDFTARREEELSVSRGDRLYALKEEGDYIFARRLSGPPSTGLVPINYVAKATPETRSDRPWYFCEINRTQAQQLLLSPANAPGAFLIRPSESSLGDYSLSVRAQAKVCHYRISTAPGGSLYLQEGRLFPSLEALLTYYKANWKLIQNPLLQPCVPQDKPGGRTLPEAHPAQPFCPLCQGNSRQGPEWPSLQRPPALYEWERPRSEFVLGKKLGEGCFGQVWEGLWHGSVPVAVKIIKSASSPAANMKMADLSKEIEVLKTLRHERLIRLYAVCSHEEPVYIVTELMRKGNLQSYLASPEGQALSLPLLLSFACQVAEGMGYLEEQRVVHRDLAARNVLVGDDLTCKVADFGLARLLKDDIYSPSSGFKIPVKWTAPEAANYRIFTQKSDVWSFGILLYEVFTYGQGPYEGMSNQETLQQISRGYRLPCPAACPVEVYTLMLRCWKDSPEERPTFAMLWEKLGTMHRCLHLGLL from the exons ATGCACCTCCAGCGTCAGCCGAGCCCGACGCCCCCCGGGGGCGCAGAGCCCTTTCTCAGGAAGCGGCTGGCCTTCCTGTCGTTCTGGGACAAGATCTGGCAGCGGGTGAGTCGGAGGACAGCACCCCCGGGCCCCGGGGCTCCGACACCGCTGCCACAGGCCCAGCGCCCAAGCCCTTCGCAGAACCCTGAGTCGCTCTCTGCGCCCCAAGCGCAGCTCTTCCACGCGCTCTACGACTTCACCGCGCGGCGCGAGGAGGAGCTGAGTGTCAGCCGCGGGGACAGGCTCTACGCCCTCAAGGAGGAAGGCGACTATATCTTCGCCCGCAGGCTCTCGGGCCCGCCCAGCACCGGTCTGGTGCCCATCAACTACGTTGCCAAAGCTACCCCTGAGACGCGCTCAGACCGACC CTGGtacttctgtgagatcaacaGGACCCAGGCCCAGCAACTGCTCTTGTCCCCTGCTAACGCTCCAGGGGCCTTCCTCATTCGGCCTAGCGAGAGCAGCCTTGGAGATTACTCGCTGTCAG TCAGGGCCCAGGCCAAAGTCTGCCACTACCGCATCAGTACAGCCCCCGGGGGCAGCCTCTACCTGCAGGAGGGCCGGCTCTTCCCCAGCCTGGAGGCTCTGCTCACCTACTACAAGGCCAACTGGAAGCTGATCCAGAACCCACTGCTGCAGCCCTGTGTGCCCCAG GACAAACCGGGAGGCAGGACCCTGCCAGAAgcccaccctgcccagcccttCTGCCCACTCTGCCAGGGGAACAGCCGGCAGGGCCCTGAGTGGCCTTCCCTGCAGAGGCCCCCAGCACTTTATGAGTGGGAGCGACCTCGCTCGGAATTTGTCCTCGGGAAGAAGCTGGGTGAAGGCTGCTTTGGGCAAGTGTGGGAAGGCCTGTGGCACGGCTCTGTGCCCGTGGCAGTCAAGATCATCAAGTCAG CATCCTCTCCTGCAGCGAACATGAAGATGGCTGACCTCTCCAAGGAGATCGAGGTGCTGAAGACCCTGAGGCACGAGCGGCTCATCCGGCTGTACGCGGTGTGCTCCCACGAGGAGCCTGTGTACATCGTCACGGAGCTCATGCGCAAGGGCAACCTGCAGTCCTACCTGGCCA GCCCAGAGGGCCAGGCCCTGAGCCTGCCTCTCCTGCTGAGCTTTGCCTGCCAGGTGGCTGAGGGCATGGGCTACCTGGAGGAACAGCGTGTGGTCCACCGGGACCTGGCTGCCAGGAACGTGCTCGTGGGAGATGACCTTACTTGCAAGGTGGCTGATTTTGGCCTGGCCCGGTTGCTCAAG GATGACATCTACTCCCCAAGCAGCGGCTTCAAGATCCCTGTCAAGTGGACGGCACCTGAAGCCGCCAACTACCGCATCTTCACCCAGAAGTCAGATGTCTGGTCCTTCGGCATCCTGCTCTATGAGGTCTTCACCTATGGCCAGGGTCCCTATGAAG GAATGTCTAACCAGGAGACACTGCAGCAGATCAGCCGAGGATACCGACTGCCCTGCCCGGCCGCCTGCCCGGTGGAGGTCTACACACTCATGTTGAGGTGCTGGAAGGACAGCCCAGAGGAGCGGCCCACCTTTGCCATGCTGTGGGAGAAGCTGGGCACCATGCACAGGTGCCTCCACCTGGGCCTCTTGTGA
- the Srms gene encoding tyrosine-protein kinase Srms isoform X2, which produces MHLQRQPSPTPPGGAEPFLRKRLAFLSFWDKIWQRVSRRTAPPGPGAPTPLPQAQRPSPSQNPESLSAPQAQLFHALYDFTARREEELSVSRGDRLYALKEEGDYIFARRLSGPPSTGLVPINYVAKATPETRSDRPWYFCEINRTQAQQLLLSPANAPGAFLIRPSESSLGDYSLSVRAQAKVCHYRISTAPGGSLYLQEGRLFPSLEALLTYYKANWKLIQNPLLQPCVPQDKPGGRTLPEAHPAQPFCPLCQGNSRQGPEWPSLQRPPALYEWERPRSEFVLGKKLGEGCFGQVWEGLWHGSVPVAVKIIKSANMKMADLSKEIEVLKTLRHERLIRLYAVCSHEEPVYIVTELMRKGNLQSYLASPEGQALSLPLLLSFACQVAEGMGYLEEQRVVHRDLAARNVLVGDDLTCKVADFGLARLLKDDIYSPSSGFKIPVKWTAPEAANYRIFTQKSDVWSFGILLYEVFTYGQGPYEGMSNQETLQQISRGYRLPCPAACPVEVYTLMLRCWKDSPEERPTFAMLWEKLGTMHRCLHLGLL; this is translated from the exons ATGCACCTCCAGCGTCAGCCGAGCCCGACGCCCCCCGGGGGCGCAGAGCCCTTTCTCAGGAAGCGGCTGGCCTTCCTGTCGTTCTGGGACAAGATCTGGCAGCGGGTGAGTCGGAGGACAGCACCCCCGGGCCCCGGGGCTCCGACACCGCTGCCACAGGCCCAGCGCCCAAGCCCTTCGCAGAACCCTGAGTCGCTCTCTGCGCCCCAAGCGCAGCTCTTCCACGCGCTCTACGACTTCACCGCGCGGCGCGAGGAGGAGCTGAGTGTCAGCCGCGGGGACAGGCTCTACGCCCTCAAGGAGGAAGGCGACTATATCTTCGCCCGCAGGCTCTCGGGCCCGCCCAGCACCGGTCTGGTGCCCATCAACTACGTTGCCAAAGCTACCCCTGAGACGCGCTCAGACCGACC CTGGtacttctgtgagatcaacaGGACCCAGGCCCAGCAACTGCTCTTGTCCCCTGCTAACGCTCCAGGGGCCTTCCTCATTCGGCCTAGCGAGAGCAGCCTTGGAGATTACTCGCTGTCAG TCAGGGCCCAGGCCAAAGTCTGCCACTACCGCATCAGTACAGCCCCCGGGGGCAGCCTCTACCTGCAGGAGGGCCGGCTCTTCCCCAGCCTGGAGGCTCTGCTCACCTACTACAAGGCCAACTGGAAGCTGATCCAGAACCCACTGCTGCAGCCCTGTGTGCCCCAG GACAAACCGGGAGGCAGGACCCTGCCAGAAgcccaccctgcccagcccttCTGCCCACTCTGCCAGGGGAACAGCCGGCAGGGCCCTGAGTGGCCTTCCCTGCAGAGGCCCCCAGCACTTTATGAGTGGGAGCGACCTCGCTCGGAATTTGTCCTCGGGAAGAAGCTGGGTGAAGGCTGCTTTGGGCAAGTGTGGGAAGGCCTGTGGCACGGCTCTGTGCCCGTGGCAGTCAAGATCATCAAGTCAG CGAACATGAAGATGGCTGACCTCTCCAAGGAGATCGAGGTGCTGAAGACCCTGAGGCACGAGCGGCTCATCCGGCTGTACGCGGTGTGCTCCCACGAGGAGCCTGTGTACATCGTCACGGAGCTCATGCGCAAGGGCAACCTGCAGTCCTACCTGGCCA GCCCAGAGGGCCAGGCCCTGAGCCTGCCTCTCCTGCTGAGCTTTGCCTGCCAGGTGGCTGAGGGCATGGGCTACCTGGAGGAACAGCGTGTGGTCCACCGGGACCTGGCTGCCAGGAACGTGCTCGTGGGAGATGACCTTACTTGCAAGGTGGCTGATTTTGGCCTGGCCCGGTTGCTCAAG GATGACATCTACTCCCCAAGCAGCGGCTTCAAGATCCCTGTCAAGTGGACGGCACCTGAAGCCGCCAACTACCGCATCTTCACCCAGAAGTCAGATGTCTGGTCCTTCGGCATCCTGCTCTATGAGGTCTTCACCTATGGCCAGGGTCCCTATGAAG GAATGTCTAACCAGGAGACACTGCAGCAGATCAGCCGAGGATACCGACTGCCCTGCCCGGCCGCCTGCCCGGTGGAGGTCTACACACTCATGTTGAGGTGCTGGAAGGACAGCCCAGAGGAGCGGCCCACCTTTGCCATGCTGTGGGAGAAGCTGGGCACCATGCACAGGTGCCTCCACCTGGGCCTCTTGTGA
- the Srms gene encoding tyrosine-protein kinase Srms isoform X3, with translation MHLQRQPSPTPPGGAEPFLRKRLAFLSFWDKIWQRVSRRTAPPGPGAPTPLPQAQRPSPSQNPESLSAPQAQLFHALYDFTARREEELSVSRGDRLYALKEEGDYIFARRLSGPPSTGLVPINYVAKATPETRSDRPWYFCEINRTQAQQLLLSPANAPGAFLIRPSESSLGDYSLSVRAQAKVCHYRISTAPGGSLYLQEGRLFPSLEALLTYYKANWKLIQNPLLQPCVPQGNSRQGPEWPSLQRPPALYEWERPRSEFVLGKKLGEGCFGQVWEGLWHGSVPVAVKIIKSASSPAANMKMADLSKEIEVLKTLRHERLIRLYAVCSHEEPVYIVTELMRKGNLQSYLASPEGQALSLPLLLSFACQVAEGMGYLEEQRVVHRDLAARNVLVGDDLTCKVADFGLARLLKDDIYSPSSGFKIPVKWTAPEAANYRIFTQKSDVWSFGILLYEVFTYGQGPYEGMSNQETLQQISRGYRLPCPAACPVEVYTLMLRCWKDSPEERPTFAMLWEKLGTMHRCLHLGLL, from the exons ATGCACCTCCAGCGTCAGCCGAGCCCGACGCCCCCCGGGGGCGCAGAGCCCTTTCTCAGGAAGCGGCTGGCCTTCCTGTCGTTCTGGGACAAGATCTGGCAGCGGGTGAGTCGGAGGACAGCACCCCCGGGCCCCGGGGCTCCGACACCGCTGCCACAGGCCCAGCGCCCAAGCCCTTCGCAGAACCCTGAGTCGCTCTCTGCGCCCCAAGCGCAGCTCTTCCACGCGCTCTACGACTTCACCGCGCGGCGCGAGGAGGAGCTGAGTGTCAGCCGCGGGGACAGGCTCTACGCCCTCAAGGAGGAAGGCGACTATATCTTCGCCCGCAGGCTCTCGGGCCCGCCCAGCACCGGTCTGGTGCCCATCAACTACGTTGCCAAAGCTACCCCTGAGACGCGCTCAGACCGACC CTGGtacttctgtgagatcaacaGGACCCAGGCCCAGCAACTGCTCTTGTCCCCTGCTAACGCTCCAGGGGCCTTCCTCATTCGGCCTAGCGAGAGCAGCCTTGGAGATTACTCGCTGTCAG TCAGGGCCCAGGCCAAAGTCTGCCACTACCGCATCAGTACAGCCCCCGGGGGCAGCCTCTACCTGCAGGAGGGCCGGCTCTTCCCCAGCCTGGAGGCTCTGCTCACCTACTACAAGGCCAACTGGAAGCTGATCCAGAACCCACTGCTGCAGCCCTGTGTGCCCCAG GGGAACAGCCGGCAGGGCCCTGAGTGGCCTTCCCTGCAGAGGCCCCCAGCACTTTATGAGTGGGAGCGACCTCGCTCGGAATTTGTCCTCGGGAAGAAGCTGGGTGAAGGCTGCTTTGGGCAAGTGTGGGAAGGCCTGTGGCACGGCTCTGTGCCCGTGGCAGTCAAGATCATCAAGTCAG CATCCTCTCCTGCAGCGAACATGAAGATGGCTGACCTCTCCAAGGAGATCGAGGTGCTGAAGACCCTGAGGCACGAGCGGCTCATCCGGCTGTACGCGGTGTGCTCCCACGAGGAGCCTGTGTACATCGTCACGGAGCTCATGCGCAAGGGCAACCTGCAGTCCTACCTGGCCA GCCCAGAGGGCCAGGCCCTGAGCCTGCCTCTCCTGCTGAGCTTTGCCTGCCAGGTGGCTGAGGGCATGGGCTACCTGGAGGAACAGCGTGTGGTCCACCGGGACCTGGCTGCCAGGAACGTGCTCGTGGGAGATGACCTTACTTGCAAGGTGGCTGATTTTGGCCTGGCCCGGTTGCTCAAG GATGACATCTACTCCCCAAGCAGCGGCTTCAAGATCCCTGTCAAGTGGACGGCACCTGAAGCCGCCAACTACCGCATCTTCACCCAGAAGTCAGATGTCTGGTCCTTCGGCATCCTGCTCTATGAGGTCTTCACCTATGGCCAGGGTCCCTATGAAG GAATGTCTAACCAGGAGACACTGCAGCAGATCAGCCGAGGATACCGACTGCCCTGCCCGGCCGCCTGCCCGGTGGAGGTCTACACACTCATGTTGAGGTGCTGGAAGGACAGCCCAGAGGAGCGGCCCACCTTTGCCATGCTGTGGGAGAAGCTGGGCACCATGCACAGGTGCCTCCACCTGGGCCTCTTGTGA